GAACATAATAAAGAAGGTAAGACAAGCTTCGATAAGGAACTTGTTTTGTATCTGGATCTCCAGTTTTTGTTTTCATGTCATTAGTAATTTTATATTGTACTCACAAGATTTTGTATGACTGGCTGACTGCATagctttgtccactgtttcttaGAAAGATTCATTTGCCCCTACATTCGCTTGGTTTTTGATCATTTCGTTTTCGGTTGTTCTAACCTAGCCTGATGGAAGGGGagtcttggagcaacggtaaagttgtctccgtgtgacctacaggtcatgggttcgagccgtagaagcttccactaatgcttgcattagcgtaggttgtctacatcacaccccttgagGTGCAGCCCTTCCCTCGACCCTACATGAATGGGGGGGCTGCCATAATCTGGTCTGAAGAATTTAACATTTAGTATATGCTAAGTCTCTCCTAGATTTGTCATTTTTAAAAAGCAGTTGTCTTATTTGAAGATTTTCTGCATCTTCCTGTTTAATTTTGTTATTTGGTCTGGCAGAGAAGTGGAGAAATTCAATTTTGTGAAGCAGAATGTCTAAAGATTGATCCAGAAAACAACAAAGTATTTTGCCGTTCTGGCATCAATGATAATTTGGTGGGACATAATGATTTCTCCCTACAATATGACTATTTGGTTGTAGCTGTAGGAGCTCAAGTAAATACTTTTAACACTCCGGGTGTCATGGAACATTGCCACTTTCTGAAGGTAGGATTCTCTTCCATATTTTCCGTGAAGTGCTAAATTTTCCTTGTCTGGAAATGAACGAATCATGTCTCGTACAGGAAGTGGAAGATGCTCAAAGGATACGGAGGACTGTAATAGATTGTTTTGAGAAAGCTGTCATTCCTGGCCAAAGTGAAGAAGAGCGAAGGACCAACCTCCATTTTGTTATAGTTGGAGGGGGTCCAACTGGAGTGGAATTTGCTGCTGAGCTGCACGACTTTGTTCACgaggacttggtgaaaatatatCCTTCAGTTAAGGATTTTGTGAAGATAACACTTGTCCAATCTGGAGATCATATCCTGAATACGTAAGATGCACCATCCCTAGTTATACTTCTTCATTGCTTTTAATGTATGCCATGGCCTTTGTGTTGTCAATGTGATGTTGAAAGATTTTAAAGTAATGAAGATACAGAGGCGTGAAGAGAGCCCAATCCCTTATGTGGGGTTGGATGTGGGAATGGGGTGGATGGTTAAGTGATGAAGGACAAAGGACAAACCTAGGCTTGATTTTAGTTGGGGGGAGAAACTTGCAATTTGTGCTTAAAGCTACACGGCTCCACCTTGAAGATCTAGTGAAGGTTAAATAGTTTCTTTAAGGCCATATCTTTAATACATATATCTATTAGTTAATAGTTAACATCTTTGGTGAGCGGAGTTACCCGGAACATGAGCTGGTAGGAAGTGGTAGGAAGAAGCAGGTACCCTGTAGAATTGTCGAGGTGCGCAAGCTCGCCTAAACACTGTCAAAAGGTTTTGAACAGAGGAGTAGGGGAAAGGAATGGTGCCAGAAAGAATGAAGATCAAGAGTATACCTGTAGTGGAAGGGGGCTTTAGAGATCACATATTGGAACTACAAAGCTTACCAAATTCACATAATGGGCATATAATAATTTCTTGCTTGCAACAACTGGACGCACACATGTGGCATTTCATTCTTGGAGTAGCAAAACCCGAAAACGTTGTTGTTCCAGAAGGTTGTCATGTTAAATGGTTTGGATGATGGGATCTATTTTTAGATCATAATTTTGCTACTCAATTAAGAGAATATTAAGAATGAGATTGACTCAACAACTCCGAAATCATAATTTTGTTTCTTTGCAGATTTGATGAAAGAATAAGCTCATTTGCTGAACAGAAATTTCAAAGAGATGGAATTGAGGTTTTGACAGGTTGCCGCGTCATTAGTGTCTCTGATAATTCTATCAACACGAAAGTAAAATCTACAGGAGAACATGTTGAAGTACCCTACGGGATGGTTGTATGGTCAACTGGAGTTGGTACCCGCCCATTTGTGAAGGATTTTATGGAACAAATTGGCCAGGTATTTTACACCCTGTTCCCTTTGACTAACTCTTTCATGGGGCTTTCTTCACTAAATGCGTACTTAAACTTAAAGCTTTTTGCATGCCATATTCGGAGATTAAAATTTTCTGACTGGCAAGCTCTGAAATTCAATCTATTATGGCCACGTAAAATTTTCATTCCTTCTTGCAGGGGAAAAGACGTGTTCTAGCAGCTGATGAATGGTTGCGAGTAAAGGGCTGCAGCAACGTGTACGCACTTGGTGATTGCGCCACTGTAGATCAACGTCAAGTAATGGTAAATAAACCTTTGTTCAAATTAACTGAAATATTTAATCAATTCCTCTGTTTCTTTTACTTTTACGTTGAgccgggggtctatcggaaacaacctctctaccttcacaaggtaggggtaagatctgcgtacactcCACCACCCCAGACCCCACTTTGTGGGATtgcactgggtttgttgttgtattTAATCAATTCTTTATCTATAGTTATTTTTTCAAGATTTTGACAGTTACATTCCGTGCTTTAGGTTCCACATGGATAATAATGTGCGTGTGTTGTGCCATGTATTTCCGGATGGGCGCAAgtgtttgaaaaatgattttatttGCTGGAGTGTTTCATTTTATCTTTCTttcaaaagttggatttttggacaTTCGTTCTAGAAAATGCAGACGTAGATTTCAATTTACTGAACTAGTCCCAACAACCTTAGAGAAGTATATCTTGATCACAGCCAACAAGAGCCAATAGTAAGAATTATTTCCTTAGTTTTTAGTGCCCATTCCTTATAAACGTCAGATTGAGCCAGTAGTTTCTGCTCTCAGAGTTAATCAATTTAAACTTCTTGATGATGGTTAGAGTATTTGACATCTTAACAGTATTATGAAGATGAATGGAAAAGAAACAACAGAAAATGAAATATATGCTGCATGAGGATGATTATATCCCTTACTTTCTTCATTGTTACTTTTGCAAGATACGAATCAATTCTTGCCTTTATATCTTCCCTCCTTAAAGTTTCCTTTGTGAAATTACGTGGTCTAGGAAGATATTTCAGTCATTTTTAAAGCTGCGGATAAGGATGATTCTGGAACTTTAACCATTGAGGAATTCCGAGATGTTTTGGAAGACATAATTATCCGTTATCCTCAAGTGGACTTATATCTAAAGAGCAAACATCTGTTAGAGGCGACAGACTTACTCAGGGATTCAGAGGGAAATGAAAGAGAGGAAGTAGATATTGAAGGTTTTAAGTTAGCCCTTTCTCATGTAGATTCACAGATGAAGAGTCTACCTGCCACTGCTCAGGTGCTTTCATATATAATTTGGATCTCGTCTCCCTTCTTTCATACTTCCCCTCTCGTTCACTCCATGCTTTGCTGTTGTTTCATTTCCTGTATTTTCACATGCTTAGGTTGCTGCTCAACAAGGTACATATCTTGCTAGATGCTTTAATCGCTGGGAGCAATGCAAAAGTAATCCTGAAGGCCCTCGCCGTTTCAAAAGTTCCGGCCGTCATGAATTTCTACCCTTCCGGTATAGCTTAACCTTTTTGGACATTTCTTTTCCTTTACTCGTTGCATGTAAGCATACTGGGAAAACTAACTGCCGTTTTATTATTCCACTTCTATACATGGTTCGTGCTATTATTTCCACATCTTCTAAAGGGGATGAAACTGAAGTATGACTAGAATTTTGTTCTCTACAAATTGGTCTTGCATACGACAGAAGTTTTTTGTTAAAAACATTTATTCTCTTTAACAAAAAGGAAGAGAAATGTGGTCGCCGGCCCTcctccatttctgcttctttctgCAGTGTGTTTAGTGTAGAGAATCATTGAATTTATACTTATCAGCAACCTCATTGAATTTATTAACTGCTCATGTGGTTTATTGGTACTCCTATCTTGGCTTGTAACCTCTTTATCCCGTTGGTACAAAGATACATCCTCATTAACAATAAATTCCCTTATGCTAGCATGATCAAATATCTAACGGTTTCAACTCTCTCTCGGTGATCCTTGGCGTAACAACGTGTGCCGTTTCAGGTATCGCCATTTAGGACAATTTGCTCCTTTAGGTGGGGAGCAAGCAGCAGCAGAACTTCCTGGAGACTGGGTTTCTATGGGTCGTAGCACACAATGGCTATGGTACTCTATTTATGCGAGGTGAGAATTTGATAGATTTCTTGATTATGACTTGCTTCTGATATTACATTGGTTATATATATTTCCTCCTTACTGCATTTTATTTGCATTTCAGCAAGCAAGTTAGCTGGCGCACAAGGTATTTAGTGGTCGGTGATTGGGTAAGAAGATCCATTTTCGGGAGAGATTCAAGCCGAATTTGATGAATTCAACCTGATTTAGAAGGTGTGCTTGTTCTGCATTGTTTATGCTGATATCCAGTTACAGTTCTAGCCGGACATCAAGTTATGGTTTTCAAAGAATGTATGTATCACTCGCTACTGAATCCATATTCTATTAGTTCCTAGAGAAATATACTACGAATGATTCAAATTTGATTGTATTCATTTGTGTTTCTAATTAGCAATTAACTGAGTTTTGAGGCTCCAATTTGCATTAGGGTAGGTTGTCTACGTCACCCTTGGTATGCAGCCTTTCCTTGAACCCTACGTAAATATGAGGATACTTTGTGCACCGAACTGCCCTTTCCGTTCCCCTTCAAAGAAAATAGATTACTTATTCCGAGTGCAACTTTAAGCTCGATTTTACAGCTATCGTTATGGGTGCTACTTGTAAAATTATCCGAGAATGATCTATATCCATATGTTCATTGTTAGCCAAAGCCtaagggctcgtttggtacgagggataaggAATAATTAATTCCGAGATTAAATTTGATATAAATTTATCCCACGTTTGGTTGGGATAAAATCGTTGTATAACTAATCCTGAGATTAATTATCCCGGGATTGTAGTGTTTTTTATCCATATGGGAGGGTAGGATAATTATTTATGAGATAACTTATTTTCCAACCAAACGACTCCTAAAGGTGCCCAAGCACCCGCCTCCTTAACGTGAGTTTGCCTATCTAGCGTGATGGAAAAAACATACCCGCACCTGATATTTATAGCAAATTAATCAACAAATGACATGTGTTTTTTACATGAATATTTATCATGgttaatttatgtatattttcacTTCTATAGATTGCTTCACCATGATTAACTGATTTAGTGTTGTGTCAATACCAGTATTATATTTCTAACCCCTttaatttttgttaatttatGGATGAAGTGAAAAATGCATGCTTCCCTTGAGGTAAACCCATATGGTCTAACTTCTTCAATCCTTCTTTCTACTTGGTTTTGATAGATAAATTCTTCATTAATTAGGGGCTAGGACTGAATTTATAGTCATTGAGTCTGATGTAGGgatgcttatcgggcggatcgggcagataattacgcttaacggttCGGCGTAACGGTTATCagattataaatatagtaatccgccagccatccaataagacaacgggCGGATTGATATCGGATTAACAATTATCGGGCggcttatcggctaaaccaaatagaaattttttgaacaatcattcaatcaataccaaacagttttaaatcaataccaaatttttaataccatctaaGATCTAACCAAACGGTATTTTTTAATTGAAGAGTCTTCAAGACTACTCATACTGTCATACacgtattaaaaaaaaaattaataccaTCAAGACTACTCATACAAACATACACGTATAAATCATTGAGATTTCGATTTTTCGACTTCTTAGTTTTCAGTTCAAGAGAGACGAGACTAACAACTTCTCTGCCTCTAGTGGTTGCAGACAATTGAgaattagaaaatagaaattagTGATTTAGACATTTAgccaaatttttaataccatcgAGACTACTCATACAAACATACACGTATAAATCATTGAGATTTCTATTTTTCGACTTCTTAGTTTTCAGTTCAAGAGAGAGACGAGACTGACGACTTCTCTGCCTTTGGTAGTTGCAGACAATTGAtaattagaaaatagaaattagTGATTTAGACATTTAGCtaaatttttaataccatcaagACTACTCATACAGAAGACATACACGTATAAATCATTGAGATTTTGATTTTTCGACTTCTTAGTTTTCAGTTCAAGAGAGAGACGAGACTGACGACTTCTCTGCCTCTGGTGGTTGCAGACAATTGAgaattagaaaatagaaattagTGATTTAGCCATTCAGGgtttcaatagtactttatatacatatgagtaaaagtgtaaatataaaaattattaacgggttaacggtttacccgataagaaaattgagtaatctgcccccaaaccgttaagccattaattataaaatctcaatctgtTCACCATCTATTACTCtgataatccgataccaataaatCAATAAGCTATCGGTTCGATTTGGTTAACgattttggtttgattttgaacaGGCCTAGTCTGATGAATATCTTTTTGTTAGGGGAGGTTGATTTTCTTGACGTCAATAATTCACTGTCACGACTAATTCAGATTTGTTAGAAATTCTATCATAGAAAATTTTAGCCCTTATCATTGAAGATTTAATTTTTTGAGCTCAAAACTTCTAATTAAGGACAAAGATACCTTCATGATAATTTTTAAGTGCTTGGCTCGTAAAAGAAGGAATCAAGCTCGAATGTCACGGATatgttgaagacataattaaaTAAAGGTAACACACTTCAATATGATGAACAAATTATTTTAACTCAATTTTTATGATTCAACGTGTTTTATTTAACAGTATCCATAGCCGCACCTAGCAATTCCAAGTACGGGCAAAACTATGTGCGGGTGGTCAACTGAATACCCTTTGTTAAAAAATTATACTGTGTATaagttaaaatattattttttggctGAACACTTTAATTGAATTTTTTTGACTTCACCGCTAATTACAAGTCACCAAATTACACGAGCTAAATTTTGAAAGTAGCAAGTATTAAAAAATGTGAATAAGTTGTGAAAGTGAAGGTGACAGCAAAGTCATACTATGATTCTTGGAAGACTTTTTATCTTTATCATCGAACCTCGTTTTAATTATTAAGTTtgcaattaaatattttttatatatttaataatttttttaatataaatacaaaGTTTAAACAATAGTTACTGGGTACTACGGTACTACCTCCGCCCCTACCAACCCCGATTTCGTATAAATCCATGGGGGCTTTACATAGAAACAAAATAGAGAATATGTGGTGAAGTATGTAAAACAAACCAACTAAACCAATGTCCATTTCCTCATTAGATTTAGCCACTTTAAGCCGAATGTAACAACTTAAAAAGCCAAGTGTAACACTTACAACGAAGTACGATTTCCACAACTCTTACAATCTCTGTTCTTCTGCTGCTCGCCTTTTAGTATTAGTACGTCCCCTGGAAAAGAAATTAAGACTAGTTCAAGGGTTTCACTGAAAAAAGAGAGAGTAGAGTTAGAGGAAGAATCTTGATGGCGGCCGGAATCGCGCCTTCTACAGCAAGTTCCACGGCGGAATCCGGCAACGGAGGCAGAATGAGATGGTTTTCTAGCATGGTAGTAGGTGCTGGGAAAAAAACATGCATTGATAATCAAAAGAGTAGATTGAGGGAGGCTGAGAAAGTTATGCACCTTATCTGTTGGGGGCCTAAATAGTTTATTTCTTAAATagttcgagtcacccaagagcaaagtggggagttcttggaggaagggagccgagggtctatcagaaatagcctctctaccccagggtaggggtaaggtctgcgtacaaactgttacgcggcgccttcctgaagttccttggaagggcgacgtaaggctaagcaaccgatgtcagtgcggttgctatgcgccaactgaggtccccttcGTATGCTAAACTAGATTATCAGTGTCGTACGGGAAACCAATATCGTAagcaattgagcagcgaaaaatgagcaattgatgatgaaagctgatgattgtattgataatgacgaaagctattacaagatgtaATGCGGTGTCGGAGGGAGAGACATCAGTACAGAGAAttatttgaatgcttgaatgtttgaatgctttggtcccccttaataatgtttaaaaaaaataaaccaaagttacatgagttcacctatgaaagctgtagaagcacactgaaaatgaatgaagtaaaactactctataattacaatgaaaaggacttagacTTCTACAaggtggaagcaagtccgatggcagtaactttgtcttgagcatcaaggtctgcgcgcgcattgctgttgGCGCGCATAACACTATTTGGATCTTCCAGCGGGTGGGcactggtgcttggcattggatctgcgcgcggggcactgtctgtgCGTGCGACGTTGTTGAcaacatgatggtttgtgcgcgcggcattgtcggtgcgcgcggcactgatggcattcgccagccgctgggcgctggcactgattatcagtggggcgacagaggcgcatgcgcgcttgtcacttggcactGCCAAGACCACGGGACCGACAGTGGCGCTAGGCATTAGGAGGCTTGCCAGgatgccacggggcgcgtccaaggggtcatgggtcgatgatggaaagcagtccatgacattctcccccacctgagttggcgacgtcctcggagccttacctgcaggatgatgatgattggtcaggctcttgttGGCTGCGAGGTCTGTTCCCCTCGATGTTGTGAGGTGgctttctgaatgatcttccatgtATTTCTGAAATACTCtgaggcggctgacatggaagactggatggattttccaccaggaTGGTGTGTTCAACTGGTATGTGGATTTCGCGATACGCTTTTCAATGGAAAAGGCCCGATGTATCTTTTcaataggcgaggatcttgggtcctctttgcaaacaagttccgcctcggggttcttaccatcactttgtcccctgcttgatgttgggcaaagcaacggttttgttcggcatacctcgttgccctctcttgggctttgacaagatagccccgcactatcttcaaagtttgctCCTATTCTGTCAAGAAACTGGCAACTCGAGGagatgttggcatgtttggtaCATTCACTGTCtatgggagtagcggttgctgttcggtaacaatttcaaaagcgcttttatttgtatgggcgcacttttgtgaattgaaacacagctgagcaacatccagaagcttcacccaatgtgtttgtgacccAGTTGCAAATTtgcggagatattcctccagcatgtcattgaaccggtctggCTGGCCATCTGCTTGTTGATGGAAGTTTGAGTTATGACTCAATTTGGATTCGAGGCACCTGAGTAGATAGGTCCAAAACTTGCTAGTGAAGCATGAGTCGTAGTCACTAATGATGTTGTTGGGCATTCCCCAATATTTGACaatatgagagaagaagagtcgagctgtatcttctgccgatatgttctgtgaggctgcgatgaaggtagcatacttggaaaattggtctactaccaccatgatggttgcatgatttccgaccttgggtaatcctgtgatgaaattcagggaaatgctttcccaaggtctctgtgggacaggtagcggctccaagagtcccgcttgtgctgagtgatccgacttgtccttttggcatgcttgacaagtcttcacacacTGAGGGGCGCCATGAGTTGTTGGACGTCGATGATCTGATGTCTGattgatgatgttgagggcagccggaACCATAGGTTCTTGTATTTTGACTCCCTTCTTTGCTTGCATGGCCGAGATGTTTTCAGCGGCCATCTTTATGGGTATGCATGGTATGGTGCGGGGTTTGGCCtcgttgtctcccatcattaggagcatgttggcatatggcACCGGGATGGTGTTTGTTTtcctgaggaattccaatcccactatcagttcgaagtcatcgatgatagctatgcgtaggtcgaatattcccttgtatgggccaagcttcattggcacttctttggctattccactcattggctgagatggagagttgatagccttgacacgacccctACTCTTTTTCACCGCTAGACCGAGGCGCTGtacctgagttgaggccaggtagttgtgggtagcacccgtgtctatcaatgcccgaataggtttgccgtttactttcatgtcaacgaacattaaggtcctcttttgtgtTGTGGGAGGCCTCTCAtccgcctttcctttcccttttttGACGATTGAGCATGCGTTCTTCTTGGGGTTACCAGCactggttcccgccaaggtatcatgaatggagccaacaaaagcgttgaaggcacctacttgTTCTGGGCCATCTGAGTCGTTAGAATCTGACTCATCTTCAACAGTCTGTTGAACATTAATCTGTGTATTAGgacattgattgttccaatgttccccgaCACAATGACTACATTCTGAAgggggctttctcccctgattgttgttgactgatgcagcaTTGTTGCTGCATGAGGAAGGAGTCTTAGATTTGAatgcacctcgatctcctccgtttATGTTAGGACCACCattgctaggttggctcccgttgtatccccctcggatAGGCGActggggcctatccttctgagtttccaattgataatccccaaggcactctgtagcttgaatggccttgggcagggtatccaccctttgtctttgcagctctatacgagcatgaggtttcaaaccttctatgaatgcgatcagtttgtctttgtcccccatatcccgtatgtttacCATGAGTGCAGagaattcacgcacgtagtcccgcaccgacctggtgtggcagagttcacgcaactttctccgtgcattgtattccacattttcggggaagaactgttgGCTTATGGgtgccttcagttctgcccatgtctggagagtatcttcaccgaCCCTGATGGCTTCATATTTCACTCGCCACTAGAGTTTTGCAtcgccttgaagatacatggcagtaattgctacctttttggattcttcTAACTGTCctacggcatcgaagtattgttcgatgtcgaagataaaattttccacttctttagcatcccgagctccgttgtatggctttggctccgagattttcagcttttgtggcattggggcaatgttcatggcacccctgattTGGTTTTCAcctcctttgagcaggctttgaaaggcagcattgacaacattgagctggcctgtcaagttgtctatggtttgctgcatgacggtcagtctgtctgcctctagttcccgattagctaaatcctcggcacgctcctgttaGAGGTCCTTGAATTTTCCATGAATTTCGGTTGCCTCGACGGCTGTTGTTTGCCGGTCTTcctcagagtcgcgactgatgtttgctatgtcaacttcggcctgccgtattctgcggtccaggtcgtccaacctttgcactaggttgGTTTTTAGATCAGGCACCGTATCCACAATGGGTCGTAGTATGTCAGCCGTCTCTTCGAGGACcgtgatgcgatccccataattcaccatggacagaaatggtgatgatgatggtAATGAGTTCCCCGTTCGAtatcgagcctaggctctgataccaactgttacgcagcgccttcctgaagttccttggaagggcgacgtaaggctaagcaaccgatgtcagtgcggttgctatgcgccaactgaggtcccctccgtacactagactagattgtcagtgccgtacgggaaaactaatgtcgtgagcaattgagcagcgaaaaatgagcaattgatgatgaaagctgatgattgtattgatgatgatgaaagctattataaGATGCAATGCGGtatcgggggggagagacaccagtacaaagaattgtttgaatacttgaatgtttgaatgctttggtcctccttaataatgcttaaaaaaaataaatcaaagttacatgagttcACCTATGAAAGcagtagaagcacactgaaaatgaatgaagtaaaactaatctataattacaatgaaaaggacttagacTTCTACAAGGTGGAAGCAAGTCTGATGGTAGCAACTTTGTCTtcagcatcagggtctgcgcgcgcattgctgttggcgcgcgcggcactatttggatctacTAGCAGTTGGGCGCTAGTGCTTGGCATTGGAtctgcgcgcggggcactgtctgtgCGTGCGGTGCTGTTGGAaacatgatggtttgtgcgcgcagcattgtcggtgcgcgcggcactgatggcattcgcCAACCGCTGAgcgctggcactgattatcggtggggcgacagaggcgcatacgcgcttgtcacttggagttgccgagaccacggggccgactgtggcgctaggcgttgggaggcttgccaggatgccacggggcgcgtccaaggggtcatggagttcttggagggagggagccaatggtctatcagaaataacctctctaccccagagtaggggtaaggtttgcgtacaaacTACCTCCCCATACCCttctagtgggattatactgggtcgttgttgttgagTTTTGAGAATAAAGAATCTTTCACTAGAAAACGGTTTAGTTCTTTAGTGAGCCTATTCAGCTGAAATTCGACTTCAGATATTAATTGATTGAAAAAAGGTTGtgtttgttataaaataaaagcaacttagtaaaacatgaacatgac
The DNA window shown above is from Nicotiana tomentosiformis chromosome 8, ASM39032v3, whole genome shotgun sequence and carries:
- the LOC104091969 gene encoding external alternative NAD(P)H-ubiquinone oxidoreductase B1, mitochondrial gives rise to the protein MRGFTNLSRALRSHSSYSKLLLLSSVSTGGLLVYAESNIEGRKQVENNQSVSEKKRIVVLGTGWAGTSFLKDLDISSYDVQVVSPRNYFAFTPLLPSVTCGTVEARSIVEPVRNIIKKRSGEIQFCEAECLKIDPENNKVFCRSGINDNLVGHNDFSLQYDYLVVAVGAQVNTFNTPGVMEHCHFLKEVEDAQRIRRTVIDCFEKAVIPGQSEEERRTNLHFVIVGGGPTGVEFAAELHDFVHEDLVKIYPSVKDFVKITLVQSGDHILNTFDERISSFAEQKFQRDGIEVLTGCRVISVSDNSINTKVKSTGEHVEVPYGMVVWSTGVGTRPFVKDFMEQIGQGKRRVLAADEWLRVKGCSNVYALGDCATVDQRQVMEDISVIFKAADKDDSGTLTIEEFRDVLEDIIIRYPQVDLYLKSKHLLEATDLLRDSEGNEREEVDIEGFKLALSHVDSQMKSLPATAQVAAQQGTYLARCFNRWEQCKSNPEGPRRFKSSGRHEFLPFRYRHLGQFAPLGGEQAAAELPGDWVSMGRSTQWLWYSIYASKQVSWRTRYLVVGDWVRRSIFGRDSSRI